Proteins from a genomic interval of Inediibacterium massiliense:
- a CDS encoding 50S ribosomal protein L25 yields MLKASIQADLRSETGKGPSHRTRDAGYIPAIVYGPSRVTQPIEVGKMEINQIIRNYGMNVFLDLNMDTDRAVVMMKEVQRNPITNEIQHIDFQEISKNKPIQTIVPIRLIGRERAEANRGVVQQQLREVHVECLPTNIPESIAIDISSLAPGNPLKVADMEFSKEISILNQPQEIIASLTKAEKIEETEEDSSEAIE; encoded by the coding sequence ATGTTAAAAGCTTCTATTCAAGCAGATTTAAGGAGTGAAACAGGAAAAGGTCCATCTCATAGAACAAGGGATGCAGGATATATTCCAGCAATAGTATATGGACCAAGTAGAGTAACACAACCTATAGAAGTAGGGAAGATGGAGATCAATCAAATCATTAGAAATTATGGAATGAATGTTTTCTTAGATTTAAATATGGATACAGATCGTGCTGTAGTAATGATGAAAGAAGTTCAAAGAAATCCAATTACAAATGAAATACAGCATATAGATTTTCAGGAAATATCTAAAAATAAACCTATTCAAACGATAGTGCCTATTCGATTAATAGGAAGAGAAAGAGCAGAGGCTAATAGAGGAGTGGTACAACAGCAACTAAGAGAAGTGCATGTAGAGTGTTTACCTACGAATATTCCAGAAAGTATAGCAATAGATATATCTAGCTTGGCACCTGGAAATCCTTTAAAGGTTGCAGATATGGAATTCTCAAAAGAGATTAGTATTCTTAATCAACCACAGGAGATTATTGCATCTCTTACAAAAGCAGAAAAAATAGAAGAAACGGAAGAAGATTCTTCTGAAGCTATAGAATAA
- a CDS encoding methyl-accepting chemotaxis protein, which produces MKKNMNIANKLLAVVLSVAIMIFVFTGVFINSRVSSMVNELAMKQIMNEANNIGTKVEAFFAKKYAITPTLAYTENIIHYIKETESVTDRKAVKQLPGYEAILNTLQRVKNSDTDLGLVYVALENNKNFISEDRNYEVAADYDLLKRPWYIDTVKKGDTYFSSPYVDSVTGKVAVTVATPIFEESRSIGAAAIDIYIDQLETILSQYKIGENSYAVLLDQQGNVVYHPDKDKILKVNMAKESGEIGEIAQSMIKGESDTKEYTVDGVKKYMAYTPIKLNGWSIGMTIDEDYILEYVKKIRTIVILIYTFSCIVLSVVIFLFTKKILKNVPKILAGLSSVSKGDLSVKLNIDSNDEIGEISTTFNTMVDSIKELICKANHISEEVSRSATNLAASSEQTNVSIEEVSRAVEEIAKGVSEQAQDTEKGALLVSNLDDKFKQLMAENEDMSNSAKTVIDASQAGTKVVGELKQKTNLNNESTIKIEKVIYELEEKSRNIGDMIETINSIAEQTNLLALNASIEAARAGDAGRGFAVVADEIRKLAEGSRQSADEIKKVVGDIQSQANESVKTMKEVKERSEEQSKAVMDVNDSFNHIYTTIKNITDRIENISLEIEKINGDKDDIVLSIQNISAVSEETAASAEQVSASMQQQASTVDEVANAANQLNELTKELTIEINKFVM; this is translated from the coding sequence ATGAAAAAAAATATGAATATTGCAAATAAACTGTTGGCGGTAGTTTTATCTGTAGCTATTATGATTTTTGTATTTACTGGAGTATTTATTAATAGTAGAGTAAGCAGTATGGTGAATGAATTAGCAATGAAACAAATTATGAATGAAGCAAACAATATTGGAACGAAGGTAGAAGCTTTTTTTGCAAAAAAATATGCCATTACTCCGACTTTGGCTTATACAGAAAATATCATCCATTATATTAAAGAAACAGAAAGTGTAACGGATCGAAAAGCAGTTAAACAACTACCAGGTTATGAAGCCATATTAAACACCTTACAAAGAGTAAAAAATTCGGATACTGATCTAGGATTGGTTTATGTAGCGTTAGAAAATAATAAAAATTTTATTAGTGAAGATAGAAATTATGAAGTAGCAGCTGATTATGATTTGTTAAAAAGGCCTTGGTATATAGATACAGTTAAAAAGGGAGATACATATTTTTCCTCTCCTTATGTAGATAGCGTTACAGGAAAAGTAGCAGTAACTGTAGCTACACCTATATTTGAAGAATCAAGATCTATAGGGGCTGCTGCTATTGACATCTATATAGATCAATTAGAAACAATATTATCCCAATATAAAATTGGTGAAAACAGTTATGCTGTACTCCTAGATCAACAAGGAAATGTAGTATATCATCCAGATAAAGATAAAATTCTAAAAGTAAATATGGCAAAAGAGTCAGGTGAAATTGGTGAAATTGCACAAAGTATGATCAAAGGAGAATCAGATACAAAAGAATATACTGTTGATGGGGTAAAAAAATATATGGCTTATACTCCTATCAAATTAAATGGATGGTCCATAGGTATGACAATAGATGAAGATTATATACTAGAATATGTTAAAAAAATTAGAACCATTGTCATTCTCATATATACATTTAGTTGTATTGTTTTAAGTGTAGTAATTTTTCTTTTTACGAAGAAAATTTTAAAGAATGTACCTAAGATTTTAGCTGGATTAAGTTCTGTTTCAAAAGGGGACTTGTCTGTGAAGTTAAATATAGACTCTAATGATGAAATAGGAGAGATTTCTACTACTTTTAATACTATGGTAGATAGTATAAAAGAATTAATTTGTAAGGCCAATCATATTAGTGAAGAAGTATCAAGATCGGCAACAAATTTAGCGGCTTCATCTGAGCAAACAAATGTATCTATAGAAGAAGTATCAAGAGCTGTTGAAGAGATTGCAAAAGGAGTAAGTGAACAAGCACAAGATACTGAAAAAGGAGCTTTACTAGTATCGAATCTAGATGATAAATTTAAACAGTTAATGGCAGAAAATGAAGACATGTCAAATTCAGCAAAAACTGTGATTGATGCAAGTCAAGCAGGGACAAAGGTAGTAGGAGAATTAAAACAAAAAACAAACTTAAATAATGAATCTACCATAAAGATAGAAAAAGTGATTTATGAATTAGAAGAAAAATCAAGAAACATAGGAGATATGATTGAAACCATCAATTCTATAGCAGAACAAACCAACTTATTAGCACTCAATGCATCTATTGAAGCGGCACGTGCAGGAGATGCAGGGAGAGGATTTGCAGTAGTGGCAGATGAAATCAGAAAGCTTGCAGAAGGATCTAGACAATCTGCTGATGAAATAAAAAAAGTAGTAGGAGACATACAAAGTCAAGCTAATGAGAGTGTAAAAACTATGAAAGAAGTAAAAGAAAGATCAGAAGAACAATCAAAAGCTGTAATGGATGTAAATGACTCTTTTAATCATATTTATACAACTATTAAAAATATTACGGATCGAATTGAGAATATCAGTTTAGAAATTGAAAAAATTAATGGAGACAAGGATGATATTGTACTCTCTATACAAAATATTTCAGCAGTTTCAGAAGAAACAGCAGCTTCTGCAGAACAAGTAAGTGCATCTATGCAACAACAAGCAAGTACTGTAGATGAAGTAGCGAATGCAGCAAATCAACTCAATGAACTGACAAAAGAATTGACTATAGAAATCAACAAATTTGTTATGTAG
- a CDS encoding methyl-accepting chemotaxis protein, whose translation MKKNISIANKLLAVILTLAMIIFIFSGIVINSKVSSIVNELVMKQVMNESKSIASKVETFFAKKYAITPTIANTNHIVNYIKETESVGDRKSVKQLPSYEAVLNTLQSVKASDPDLALVYIALEKNNNFISDDRNYEVADDYDLSQKSWYTDTIKSGNTYFTSPYIDGVTGKTVVSVATPIFENSKSIGASVLDIYIEELGEILSQYKIGKNSYAVLLDSQGNVVYHPDKDKILKVNMAKESGEIGEIGKSMIRGESNIKEYTIDGVKKRMAYTPIELNGWSIAMTIDENYISDYIKKIRTIVILIYTLSCIVLSVAIFVFTKKILKNIPKILEGLTSVSKGNLSVDLNIDSNDEIGEIATTFNMMVRSIKELIGKVNHISAEVLKSATHLAQASDQTNISIEEVTRAVEEIAKGVTEQAQDTEKGALLVSNLDDQFKELIQENKGMSNSAKGVIDASQEGTKTVEELKQKTTLNNESTKKIERVIYELEQKSRNIGDMIETINSIAEQTNLLALNASIEAARAGEAGKGFAVVADEIRKLAEGSGKSAEEIKRVIEDIQNQANESVQTMKEVKERSEEQSKAVIDVNESFDHIYMSIQSITDKIDNISLGIEKMNTDKDDIVLSIQNISAVSEETAASVEEVSASMQQQASTVDAVANAANQLNELTKELTTEINKFVI comes from the coding sequence ATGAAAAAAAATATAAGTATTGCAAACAAATTGCTTGCGGTAATACTTACTTTGGCAATGATTATCTTTATATTTTCTGGAATTGTGATCAATAGCAAAGTAAGTAGCATAGTCAATGAATTGGTGATGAAGCAAGTGATGAATGAATCTAAGAGTATTGCTTCTAAAGTAGAAACTTTCTTTGCAAAAAAATATGCCATCACTCCAACTATTGCCAATACAAATCATATCGTCAATTACATAAAAGAAACAGAGAGCGTAGGGGATCGAAAGTCAGTTAAGCAATTACCAAGCTATGAAGCAGTGTTAAATACATTACAAAGTGTGAAAGCCTCTGATCCTGATTTAGCATTAGTATACATAGCATTAGAAAAAAATAATAATTTTATAAGTGATGATAGAAATTATGAAGTAGCAGATGATTATGATTTATCCCAAAAATCTTGGTATACAGATACTATAAAAAGTGGGAATACATATTTTACTTCTCCATATATAGATGGTGTGACAGGGAAAACAGTAGTTAGCGTAGCTACACCTATATTTGAAAATTCAAAGTCTATAGGTGCATCTGTATTGGATATTTATATAGAAGAATTGGGAGAAATATTATCTCAATACAAAATTGGAAAAAATAGCTATGCAGTACTGCTAGATTCACAAGGAAATGTAGTGTATCATCCTGATAAAGATAAAATTTTAAAAGTAAATATGGCAAAAGAGTCAGGTGAAATTGGTGAAATTGGAAAAAGTATGATTAGAGGAGAATCAAATATCAAAGAATATACTATAGATGGAGTAAAAAAACGTATGGCTTATACACCTATTGAGTTAAATGGATGGTCTATTGCTATGACAATAGATGAAAATTATATATCAGATTATATTAAAAAAATTAGAACTATAGTTATTTTAATATATACACTGAGCTGTATTGTTTTAAGTGTAGCTATTTTTGTGTTTACAAAGAAAATATTAAAGAATATACCTAAAATTTTAGAGGGGTTAACTTCTGTTTCAAAAGGAAATTTATCTGTAGATTTAAATATAGACTCCAATGATGAAATAGGAGAAATCGCCACTACTTTTAATATGATGGTGAGAAGTATAAAAGAATTAATTGGAAAAGTGAATCATATTAGTGCAGAAGTATTAAAATCTGCAACCCATTTAGCTCAAGCATCAGACCAAACGAATATATCTATAGAAGAAGTAACAAGGGCTGTTGAAGAGATTGCAAAAGGAGTAACGGAACAAGCGCAAGATACTGAAAAAGGAGCTTTATTGGTATCTAATCTAGATGATCAATTTAAAGAACTCATTCAAGAAAATAAAGGCATGTCCAATTCAGCAAAGGGAGTCATTGATGCAAGTCAAGAAGGAACAAAGACAGTAGAAGAATTAAAACAAAAAACTACTTTGAATAATGAATCTACTAAAAAGATAGAAAGAGTGATTTATGAATTAGAACAAAAATCAAGAAATATAGGAGATATGATAGAAACTATCAATTCTATAGCAGAACAAACCAATTTATTAGCACTCAATGCATCTATTGAAGCGGCACGTGCAGGAGAAGCAGGAAAAGGATTTGCAGTAGTAGCAGATGAAATCAGAAAGCTTGCAGAAGGCTCAGGAAAATCGGCAGAGGAAATTAAAAGAGTAATAGAAGATATCCAAAATCAAGCCAATGAAAGTGTACAAACCATGAAAGAGGTAAAAGAAAGATCCGAGGAACAATCTAAAGCAGTAATAGACGTGAATGAGTCTTTTGATCATATTTATATGTCCATTCAAAGTATTACAGATAAAATAGACAATATTAGTTTAGGAATTGAAAAAATGAATACAGATAAAGATGATATCGTACTCTCTATACAAAATATTTCAGCAGTTTCAGAAGAAACAGCAGCTTCCGTAGAAGAAGTAAGTGCATCTATGCAGCAACAAGCAAGTACTGTAGATGCAGTAGCTAATGCAGCAAATCAACTCAATGAACTTACAAAAGAATTGACTACAGAAATCAATAAATTTGTAATATAA
- a CDS encoding 50S ribosomal protein L25 encodes MAKPLLKAQAREINTKKSLKELRKEGFIPAVLYGRNKKTTDVQFNKSETEKVLNCYGIGSNVEVKIGEKIKPAIIKEIQRHTTKLNVLHIDLQELEADEKVRVKLPIYLINRNKIKDTTVVLQQQMEEIEIQTYPKYLPQSIEIDASKMAFGEPLLVEHLDIWKNENIEVLSEPEEVIALLTGVSKIEVTNEEEESI; translated from the coding sequence ATGGCAAAACCATTATTAAAAGCACAAGCAAGAGAAATAAATACAAAAAAATCATTAAAGGAATTAAGAAAAGAAGGATTTATTCCAGCTGTCCTTTATGGAAGGAATAAAAAGACAACAGATGTTCAATTTAACAAATCAGAAACAGAAAAAGTTTTAAATTGTTATGGCATTGGATCAAATGTTGAAGTAAAAATAGGAGAAAAAATCAAACCTGCTATTATTAAAGAAATTCAACGGCATACTACAAAACTAAATGTTTTACATATAGATTTACAAGAATTAGAAGCAGATGAAAAAGTAAGAGTTAAACTACCTATTTATTTGATCAATAGAAACAAAATAAAAGATACAACAGTAGTACTTCAACAACAAATGGAAGAAATAGAAATTCAAACATATCCTAAATATCTTCCTCAAAGTATAGAGATTGATGCATCTAAAATGGCATTTGGAGAACCTCTATTAGTAGAACATTTAGATATATGGAAAAATGAAAATATTGAGGTATTAAGTGAGCCAGAAGAAGTGATTGCACTTCTTACAGGAGTAAGTAAAATAGAAGTGACAAATGAAGAGGAAGAAAGTATATAA
- a CDS encoding GerMN domain-containing protein yields MKKWICFVLITLLAVGCTPKGSKEPEPKEPQKQETLVSLYYANDEYINTGDESKEKFIKIEKKFEKNKDFPMSILKELQKKPDDENAQTLISDLKFLDVEIKDKTAYVNLSSKNLNGGSLQELFVIGQVVYSLTSVEDIKEVQFLVDGEKTDTLMGHYDTSTPFTKDTEL; encoded by the coding sequence ATGAAAAAATGGATATGTTTTGTACTTATAACACTTTTAGCAGTAGGTTGTACTCCTAAAGGTTCTAAAGAGCCTGAACCTAAGGAACCACAAAAACAAGAAACATTAGTTTCTTTATATTATGCAAATGATGAGTACATAAACACAGGAGATGAGAGTAAAGAAAAGTTTATAAAAATCGAGAAAAAATTTGAGAAAAATAAAGATTTTCCTATGTCTATTTTAAAAGAACTTCAAAAGAAGCCTGATGATGAAAATGCACAAACGCTTATTTCTGATTTAAAATTTTTAGATGTAGAAATAAAAGATAAAACAGCTTATGTAAATCTTTCCTCAAAAAATTTAAATGGTGGATCTTTACAAGAACTTTTTGTAATTGGTCAAGTTGTATACTCTTTGACTTCCGTTGAGGATATTAAAGAAGTTCAATTTTTAGTAGATGGTGAAAAAACAGATACACTCATGGGCCATTACGATACAAGCACTCCTTTTACAAAGGATACAGAATTATAG
- the nifJ gene encoding pyruvate:ferredoxin (flavodoxin) oxidoreductase, whose amino-acid sequence MAKKMKTMDGNTAAAYVSYAFTDVAAIYPITPSSNMAEFVDEWASHGQKNIFGQEVKVTEMQSEAGAAGAVHGSLAAGALTTTFTASQGLLLMIPNMYKIAGELLPGVFHVSARAVASHALSIFGDHSDVMATRQTGFALLASASVQEAMDLAGVAHLSAIKGRVPFLHFFDGFRTSHEIQKIEVIDYEDFAKLVDYEKIKEFRCHALNPEHPVTRGTAQNPDIFFQAREASNRYYEAIPDIVADYMKEIEKITGRSYKPFDYIGAPDADRVIVAMGSVTDAIEETVEYLNQKGEKVGVVVVRLYRPFSEKYFFDVLPKTVKKIAVLDRTKEPGAVGEPLYLDVRSLFYDKENTPIIVGGRYGLGSKDTTPSQIKSVFDNLLLDQPKNGFTIGIVDDVTHTSLEIKENISVASEGTIRCKFWGLGSDGTVGANKSAIKIIGDNTDMYAQGYFAYDSKKSGGVTISHLRFGTKPIKSTYLISDADFVSCSTPAYVNQYDLLDGLRDGGTFLLNCRWTVDELEEKLPASMKKYIKDHNIDFYIINATAIAEEIGLGRRTNMIMQAAFFKLAKVIPIEDAIKYLKDAIVKSYGKKGEKIVNMNYAAVDKGIGALVKVEVPNAWAGAQEEAAATSEAPAFIKEVLRPMNAQKGDALPVSTFEGREDGTFPHGTAAYEKRGIAVNVPNWIKENCIQCNQCSFVCPHAAIRPILLNEEEANKAPEGFEMAQASGKGLEGYKYRMQVSALDCTGCGNCADICPAKQKALVMEPIEKHTEVQVPNWDYAMSVSPKQNPMNKETVKGSQFEQPLLEFSGACAGCGETPYAKVITQLFGDRMMIANATGCSSIWGASAPATPYCKNAEGKGPAWANSLFEDNAEYGYGMAVGVKQMRSKIKDLINELIQLDLSEEIKAPFVEWLENEDDAEGSKVATSKILPILESCADEKAKDILSQIKEKKDFLIKKSIWILGGDGWANDIGYGGLDHVLASGENVNVLVFDTEVYSNTGGQSSKATPTAAVAKFAASGKKIKKKDLGMMAANYGYVYVAQVGIGADKNQFMKAVIEAEKYDGPSLIIAYAPCINHGLREGMGRSQDNIKKAVDCGYWHLYRYNPVLKEEGKNPFILDSKEPKASFREFIDAQVRYSSLKRQFPEIAEELFEKAERDAKEKYETYKKLAQ is encoded by the coding sequence ATGGCAAAGAAAATGAAAACTATGGATGGTAACACAGCTGCTGCATATGTTTCTTATGCATTTACTGATGTTGCAGCAATTTATCCGATTACACCATCATCTAATATGGCAGAATTTGTAGATGAATGGGCTTCTCATGGACAAAAAAATATTTTTGGACAAGAGGTAAAGGTCACTGAAATGCAATCTGAAGCAGGAGCAGCAGGAGCAGTTCATGGATCATTAGCAGCAGGAGCACTTACTACTACTTTTACTGCTTCACAAGGATTACTTCTTATGATTCCTAATATGTATAAAATTGCAGGAGAGCTACTTCCAGGAGTATTCCATGTAAGTGCTCGTGCAGTAGCAAGTCATGCTTTATCTATTTTTGGAGACCATTCAGACGTTATGGCTACACGTCAAACTGGTTTTGCACTTTTAGCTTCTGCAAGTGTACAAGAAGCAATGGATTTGGCAGGAGTTGCACATTTATCTGCTATTAAAGGTAGAGTGCCATTCTTACATTTCTTTGATGGATTTAGAACTTCTCATGAAATTCAAAAGATAGAAGTTATAGATTATGAAGATTTTGCAAAGCTTGTAGATTACGAAAAAATAAAAGAATTTAGATGTCATGCTCTAAATCCAGAGCATCCTGTAACTCGTGGTACTGCACAAAATCCAGATATTTTCTTCCAAGCAAGAGAAGCATCCAATAGATATTATGAAGCAATTCCTGATATCGTAGCAGACTATATGAAAGAAATAGAAAAAATTACAGGAAGAAGCTACAAGCCTTTTGATTACATAGGGGCTCCGGATGCAGATAGAGTAATTGTTGCAATGGGTTCTGTAACAGATGCAATTGAAGAAACTGTTGAGTATTTAAATCAAAAAGGAGAAAAGGTAGGGGTAGTGGTTGTACGTCTTTATAGGCCATTCTCTGAAAAATATTTCTTTGATGTACTTCCAAAGACAGTTAAAAAGATTGCAGTACTAGATAGAACAAAAGAACCAGGAGCAGTAGGAGAACCATTATATCTAGATGTACGTTCCTTATTCTATGACAAGGAAAATACACCAATTATTGTAGGAGGACGTTACGGACTTGGGTCTAAAGATACAACACCTTCTCAAATCAAATCTGTATTTGATAACTTATTGTTAGATCAACCTAAAAATGGATTTACTATTGGTATTGTAGATGATGTAACTCATACATCACTTGAAATAAAAGAAAATATCTCAGTAGCTTCAGAAGGAACTATTAGATGTAAATTCTGGGGACTAGGATCTGATGGTACAGTAGGAGCAAATAAGAGTGCTATTAAGATCATTGGAGACAATACAGATATGTATGCGCAAGGATATTTTGCATATGACTCTAAAAAATCTGGTGGAGTAACTATTTCTCACTTAAGATTTGGTACAAAACCAATCAAATCTACTTACTTAATTAGTGATGCAGATTTTGTATCTTGTTCAACTCCTGCATATGTAAATCAATATGATTTATTAGATGGATTGAGAGACGGAGGAACATTCCTTCTAAACTGTAGATGGACAGTAGATGAACTAGAAGAAAAACTTCCAGCATCTATGAAAAAATATATCAAGGACCATAATATTGATTTCTATATTATCAATGCAACAGCTATTGCTGAAGAAATTGGACTTGGTAGAAGAACAAATATGATTATGCAAGCAGCATTTTTTAAACTTGCTAAAGTTATTCCTATTGAAGATGCTATAAAATATTTAAAAGATGCTATCGTAAAATCTTATGGCAAAAAAGGTGAAAAAATTGTAAATATGAACTATGCAGCTGTAGATAAAGGAATAGGTGCATTAGTAAAAGTAGAGGTTCCAAATGCTTGGGCGGGGGCACAAGAAGAAGCTGCAGCAACATCAGAAGCACCAGCGTTTATCAAAGAGGTATTAAGACCTATGAATGCTCAAAAGGGAGATGCACTTCCAGTAAGTACATTTGAAGGACGAGAAGATGGAACTTTCCCACATGGTACAGCAGCTTATGAAAAACGTGGTATTGCTGTAAATGTTCCGAATTGGATCAAAGAAAATTGTATCCAATGTAATCAATGTTCATTTGTATGTCCTCATGCTGCAATTAGACCAATACTTTTAAATGAAGAAGAAGCAAACAAAGCACCAGAAGGTTTTGAAATGGCTCAAGCTAGTGGAAAAGGACTTGAAGGATATAAATATCGTATGCAAGTAAGTGCACTAGATTGTACTGGATGTGGAAACTGTGCAGATATTTGTCCTGCAAAACAAAAAGCATTAGTAATGGAACCAATTGAAAAACATACAGAAGTTCAAGTTCCAAATTGGGATTATGCAATGAGTGTTTCTCCAAAACAAAATCCAATGAATAAAGAAACAGTAAAGGGAAGTCAATTTGAACAACCACTTCTTGAATTCTCAGGAGCCTGTGCGGGATGTGGAGAAACTCCATATGCAAAAGTAATTACTCAATTATTTGGAGATCGAATGATGATTGCTAATGCAACAGGATGTTCTTCTATCTGGGGAGCTTCAGCACCAGCTACACCTTATTGCAAAAATGCTGAAGGTAAAGGACCTGCTTGGGCAAATTCATTATTTGAAGATAATGCTGAGTATGGATATGGTATGGCTGTAGGCGTAAAACAAATGAGAAGTAAAATAAAAGATTTAATCAATGAATTGATTCAATTAGATCTATCTGAAGAAATCAAAGCTCCATTTGTAGAATGGCTAGAAAATGAAGATGATGCAGAAGGGTCTAAAGTTGCAACATCAAAAATTCTTCCAATACTTGAAAGTTGTGCAGATGAAAAAGCAAAAGATATATTATCACAAATTAAAGAAAAGAAAGATTTCTTAATCAAAAAATCTATTTGGATTCTTGGTGGAGACGGATGGGCAAATGATATTGGATATGGTGGATTGGACCATGTTCTAGCTTCTGGAGAAAATGTAAATGTATTAGTATTTGATACAGAAGTTTATTCAAATACTGGCGGACAGTCTTCAAAAGCAACTCCTACAGCAGCTGTAGCTAAATTTGCTGCATCTGGTAAAAAGATTAAGAAAAAAGATCTTGGTATGATGGCTGCAAATTATGGTTATGTATATGTAGCTCAAGTAGGTATAGGTGCAGATAAAAACCAATTTATGAAAGCTGTTATAGAAGCTGAAAAGTATGATGGACCATCTCTAATCATTGCTTATGCACCATGTATCAATCATGGATTAAGAGAAGGTATGGGAAGAAGTCAAGACAATATTAAAAAAGCTGTGGATTGTGGATATTGGCATCTATATAGATACAATCCAGTTCTTAAAGAAGAAGGTAAAAATCCATTTATCTTAGATTCTAAAGAGCCAAAAGCAAGCTTTAGAGAATTTATTGACGCACAAGTAAGATATAGTTCACTTAAGAGACAATTCCCAGAAATTGCTGAAGAATTGTTTGAAAAAGCAGAACGAGATGCAAAAGAAAAATATGAAACTTATAAAAAATTAGCACAATAA
- a CDS encoding pro-sigmaK processing inhibitor BofA family protein, giving the protein MGMGIELNILLAYAFGLILLYILGYILLIPIKLIMKFIYNGIVGGIMLVVLNFIGSFLNLHIGINPLTALVAGFLGVPGVILMVVLQYLL; this is encoded by the coding sequence ATGGGAATGGGTATAGAGTTAAATATACTTTTGGCTTATGCCTTTGGACTAATTCTTTTATATATTTTAGGATATATTTTATTGATACCTATCAAATTGATTATGAAGTTTATCTATAATGGAATCGTTGGAGGAATTATGCTGGTGGTTCTTAATTTTATAGGATCATTTTTAAATCTACATATTGGAATCAATCCTCTGACTGCATTAGTAGCAGGATTTTTAGGAGTTCCTGGGGTGATATTAATGGTTGTTTTACAATATTTATTATAA
- a CDS encoding YaaL family protein, which produces MRRGESRAEKNENGFFNMISGVYAQVFHGEDMRTEEDKIIDTIKSAHEEWRNAEAFFQNVTDPDLVDYAIYRVEAAKTRYIYLMRVARELGIKASMQ; this is translated from the coding sequence ATGAGAAGAGGAGAAAGTCGTGCAGAAAAAAATGAAAATGGATTCTTCAACATGATTTCAGGTGTGTATGCTCAAGTTTTTCATGGGGAAGATATGAGGACGGAAGAAGACAAAATAATTGATACTATTAAATCTGCCCATGAAGAGTGGAGAAATGCAGAAGCTTTCTTTCAAAATGTTACGGATCCAGATTTAGTTGATTATGCAATTTATAGAGTTGAGGCAGCAAAAACAAGATATATATATTTGATGCGAGTAGCAAGAGAACTGGGCATTAAAGCATCTATGCAGTAA
- the rbr gene encoding rubrerythrin, with protein sequence MKSLKGTKTAQNLMKAFAGESQARNRYTYYASTAKKEGYVQISNLFLETAENEKEHAKRFFKFLNESLMGDAVEMTAAYPVGLGDTKQNLLWAAEGENEEWSDLYPNFADIADEEGFPQIAVAFRKIAEVEKHHEARYRKLLENIHNNTVFKKDKVVRWKCNNCGYIHEGDDAPKVCPACVHPQGHFEVFVETY encoded by the coding sequence ATGAAATCTTTAAAAGGTACAAAAACTGCTCAAAATTTAATGAAAGCATTTGCAGGAGAATCGCAAGCAAGAAATAGATATACTTATTACGCATCTACAGCGAAAAAAGAAGGATATGTACAAATTTCTAATTTATTTTTAGAAACTGCTGAAAATGAAAAAGAACATGCCAAAAGATTTTTCAAATTTTTAAATGAAAGTTTAATGGGAGATGCAGTAGAGATGACTGCAGCTTATCCAGTGGGATTAGGAGATACAAAACAAAACCTTTTATGGGCAGCTGAGGGAGAAAATGAAGAATGGTCAGATCTTTATCCTAATTTTGCTGATATTGCTGATGAAGAAGGATTTCCTCAGATTGCAGTAGCATTCAGAAAAATAGCTGAAGTAGAAAAGCACCATGAAGCAAGATATAGAAAGCTTCTTGAAAATATCCATAATAATACAGTATTCAAAAAAGATAAAGTTGTAAGATGGAAATGTAATAATTGTGGATATATTCATGAAGGAGATGATGCACCGAAGGTATGTCCTGCCTGTGTACATCCTCAAGGACATTTTGAAGTCTTTGTTGAAACTTATTAA